One segment of Marinitoga hydrogenitolerans DSM 16785 DNA contains the following:
- a CDS encoding ABC transporter permease has translation MWAIIEKELKTFFRKKKERNLFFIAMIIWAVTIHSGEKHIYNPYFTAGVLVSFFIPYIFGWIAFNEEKKNKNLLYLLSSPLDIKEVFAGKIIALFIFTIGVEFLIIAIGIIINPFAAGIYPTVSDLITLMLTIPIWMTVISAIMGISLMILDNPFIIKIVLFLLIYFFASKGEKIKKIFIISEWYYIIFGILLITGIIYLTPLILNKEKI, from the coding sequence ATGTGGGCTATAATTGAAAAAGAATTAAAAACATTCTTTCGTAAAAAGAAAGAAAGAAATTTATTTTTTATAGCAATGATAATATGGGCAGTAACAATACATTCAGGAGAAAAACATATATACAATCCATATTTTACTGCAGGTGTATTAGTTTCTTTTTTTATTCCATATATATTTGGATGGATAGCTTTTAATGAGGAAAAAAAGAATAAGAATCTTTTATACTTATTATCTTCACCACTTGATATAAAAGAGGTATTTGCAGGTAAAATCATAGCTTTATTTATATTTACAATAGGAGTAGAATTTTTAATTATAGCAATAGGAATAATAATAAATCCATTTGCTGCAGGAATATATCCAACAGTTTCTGATTTAATTACATTAATGCTTACAATACCTATCTGGATGACAGTAATAAGTGCTATTATGGGAATTAGTCTTATGATTTTAGATAATCCATTTATAATAAAAATAGTACTATTTTTATTAATTTATTTTTTTGCCAGTAAAGGTGAAAAAATAAAAAAAATATTTATAATATCAGAATGGTATTACATAATATTTGGAATATTACTGATAACAGGAATAATATACTTAACACCACTTATTCTTAATAAAGAAAAAATTTAG
- a CDS encoding ABC transporter ATP-binding protein gives MEIIKFKGVKKRYYSGTEAIKGVDFSVRKGEIIGIIGPNGAGKTTLIKLILGLLKPTEGEIEIFGKDIKNIKKLERNKIGMVLDTPGLYDDLTIEENIKFWQKVYKKNNNEIWDLIDRWKLAEKKKTLIKKLSAGMRQKVAILNSLSHDPELVIMDEPTSNLDPEARRDIVDFLKGFKGTDKSLIITSHDLFDIERICTRIIFLRKGKVIVDGTLKEMKKALKIEDKVKIIVSQKIPERIIRENNINLSDEKTTIIPEEKVNEILEIFRKERINVKRIEDEKVTLEDMYISIVREDEENVGYN, from the coding sequence ATGGAAATAATAAAATTCAAAGGAGTAAAAAAGCGATATTATAGTGGGACAGAAGCAATAAAAGGAGTGGATTTTTCAGTAAGAAAAGGAGAGATAATAGGGATAATAGGTCCAAATGGTGCTGGAAAAACCACATTAATAAAATTAATACTGGGTTTGTTAAAACCAACAGAAGGTGAAATAGAAATCTTTGGAAAAGACATAAAAAACATAAAAAAATTAGAAAGGAATAAAATAGGTATGGTTCTGGATACACCAGGATTATATGATGATTTAACAATAGAAGAGAATATAAAATTCTGGCAAAAAGTATATAAGAAGAACAATAATGAAATCTGGGATTTAATTGATAGATGGAAATTAGCAGAAAAGAAAAAAACATTGATAAAAAAGCTTTCGGCAGGAATGAGGCAAAAGGTTGCGATATTAAATTCATTATCGCATGATCCTGAATTAGTAATAATGGATGAACCCACATCAAATCTTGATCCTGAAGCCAGGAGAGATATAGTGGATTTTTTGAAAGGTTTTAAAGGAACTGATAAATCATTGATAATAACATCACATGATTTATTTGATATAGAAAGGATCTGTACGAGAATAATATTTCTCAGAAAAGGGAAAGTAATAGTTGATGGAACATTAAAAGAAATGAAAAAAGCATTAAAAATAGAAGATAAAGTAAAAATTATAGTTAGTCAAAAAATACCTGAAAGAATAATAAGAGAAAACAACATAAATCTATCTGATGAAAAAACAACAATTATACCAGAAGAAAAAGTAAATGAAATATTGGAAATATTTAGAAAAGAAAGAATTAATGTAAAAAGAATAGAAGATGAAAAAGTAACACTTGAAGACATGTATATCTCAATTGTCAGGGAGGATGAAGAAAATGTGGGCTATAATTGA
- a CDS encoding 4Fe-4S cluster-binding domain-containing protein yields MKNKYFKLNKDYILVIGKENKGLIYDLKNGNMIELEKTWTDVLVQLENGIKIENVKSSYTYDVIEKIKKETMGEFYDNFIYEEKTRKGMILPLEGMQKLPPIIHKCYIQMPTSCNLNCEFCFLLKSYPCFVCSKNSNVNSIDSKAYKTFLNNLLNLNVHSIIFYGGDLLSYINTENLLDICLNSEKKPEIWILLHWRHIRNNKILEKEIYKKINFYITFSASDIFDGENEKNFSLFMKTLNYMKEYTKKFELTFVQDSEEISEFKIKDMLDIIINKYKTKIYISKLLDENNKSFMNHLFMRVSPKIFWNNYYYHPCLNGTITLNAEGKILPCPSMENENALKEIFLENKIDKYWKLHLGKIEKCKNCIYRFGCFECRAIEAKTSQRLNGKSLCKKGE; encoded by the coding sequence ATGAAGAATAAATATTTTAAATTAAACAAAGACTATATTTTAGTTATTGGAAAAGAAAATAAAGGTTTAATTTATGATTTAAAAAATGGAAATATGATAGAATTAGAAAAAACATGGACTGATGTTTTAGTACAGCTAGAAAATGGCATTAAAATTGAAAATGTAAAATCATCCTATACATATGACGTAATAGAAAAAATCAAAAAAGAAACAATGGGAGAATTTTATGATAATTTTATATATGAAGAAAAAACTCGTAAAGGGATGATACTTCCTCTTGAAGGTATGCAGAAATTACCCCCAATAATTCATAAATGTTATATTCAAATGCCTACAAGTTGTAATTTGAATTGTGAATTTTGTTTTTTACTGAAAAGTTATCCGTGTTTTGTATGTTCCAAAAATTCAAATGTAAATTCTATAGATTCAAAAGCATACAAAACATTCCTAAATAATTTATTAAATTTAAATGTTCATAGCATAATATTTTATGGAGGGGACCTTCTCTCTTATATTAATACAGAAAACTTATTAGATATATGTTTAAATAGTGAAAAAAAACCAGAAATTTGGATTTTACTCCATTGGAGACATATTAGAAATAATAAAATATTAGAAAAAGAAATATACAAAAAAATAAATTTCTATATCACATTTTCTGCAAGTGATATCTTTGATGGTGAAAACGAAAAAAATTTTTCTTTATTTATGAAAACATTGAATTATATGAAAGAATATACGAAAAAATTCGAATTAACTTTTGTACAGGATAGTGAAGAAATATCTGAATTTAAAATTAAAGATATGCTGGATATTATAATAAATAAATATAAAACGAAGATATATATTTCAAAACTTTTGGATGAAAATAATAAGAGTTTTATGAATCATTTATTTATGCGAGTATCACCTAAAATTTTCTGGAATAATTATTATTATCATCCGTGTTTGAATGGAACCATAACATTGAATGCAGAAGGAAAAATATTGCCCTGCCCATCAATGGAAAATGAAAATGCTCTTAAAGAAATATTTTTAGAGAATAAAATAGATAAATATTGGAAACTGCATCTTGGAAAAATAGAAAAATGCAAAAATTGCATATATAGATTTGGATGTTTTGAATGTAGAGCAATAGAAGCAAAAACAAGTCAGAGATTGAATGGGAAATCATTATGTAAAAAGGGAGAGTAA
- a CDS encoding radical SAM protein, whose protein sequence is MKGFIFETKKGNSYFYSDTTGEVIFIKSKDDIKNFSNKYQKSYFYDDKIVNIANIKNYIKKRGSKELFFIVTEDCNLRCKYCAYSGEYSNMRTHNNVYMDYNIAKKAIDKYFSDISQTQKENPYFIPAIGFYGGEPLLNFDLIKKIIEYIKNKKHKCHFTITTNGTILNDEIIKFLAENEISLAFSLNGSKKEHDRLRVFSNEKGTFEIVYNNILKIKEKYPYYYKKYCSIIACYDYGTNLLKMKDFFDRSNLSERLIRLNMIGNSYTNWYNQYSKEEKEKFFSQMNELKNLYFQKIKKNENDKFLSSLFGLSYFTILNRNIKVNLYESKPSFLPFTGTCVPGEKIAISPSGDLHCCEKINYNFPIGTVETWLDYSKIEKIIKKYNQKLKSECLTCSVSRLCPLCFALLAGNGEFEKDPSNICENI, encoded by the coding sequence ATGAAGGGTTTTATTTTTGAAACAAAAAAAGGAAATTCTTATTTTTATTCTGATACTACAGGAGAAGTTATATTTATAAAATCCAAAGATGATATTAAAAATTTTTCTAATAAATATCAAAAAAGTTATTTTTATGATGATAAAATAGTTAATATTGCTAATATTAAAAATTATATAAAAAAAAGAGGAAGTAAAGAATTATTTTTTATTGTTACCGAAGATTGTAATCTTAGATGTAAATATTGTGCTTATTCGGGAGAATATTCTAATATGAGAACACATAATAATGTGTATATGGATTATAATATAGCTAAAAAAGCTATTGATAAATACTTCTCGGATATTTCACAAACCCAAAAGGAAAATCCATATTTTATTCCAGCTATTGGGTTTTATGGTGGAGAACCTTTACTTAATTTTGATTTAATAAAAAAGATAATAGAATATATAAAAAATAAAAAACACAAATGTCATTTTACTATCACAACAAATGGAACTATATTAAACGATGAAATAATAAAGTTTCTTGCTGAAAATGAAATTTCTCTTGCTTTTAGCCTTAATGGTTCTAAAAAAGAGCATGATAGATTACGAGTATTTTCAAATGAAAAGGGTACATTTGAAATTGTGTATAATAACATATTAAAAATAAAAGAGAAATATCCTTATTATTATAAAAAATATTGTTCTATAATTGCGTGTTATGATTATGGAACAAATTTATTAAAAATGAAAGATTTTTTTGATAGGAGTAATTTATCAGAAAGGCTTATCAGACTTAATATGATAGGAAATTCTTATACTAATTGGTATAATCAATATTCAAAAGAAGAAAAAGAAAAGTTCTTTTCTCAAATGAACGAACTAAAAAATTTATATTTCCAGAAAATTAAAAAAAATGAAAATGATAAATTTTTATCTTCATTATTTGGATTATCATATTTTACTATACTTAATAGAAATATAAAAGTAAATTTATATGAAAGTAAACCTTCATTTCTTCCATTTACAGGAACATGTGTACCAGGAGAAAAAATAGCAATCTCTCCTTCTGGAGATTTGCATTGCTGTGAGAAAATCAACTATAATTTTCCTATTGGCACTGTTGAAACCTGGTTGGATTATTCAAAAATAGAGAAAATAATAAAAAAATACAATCAAAAATTAAAGTCAGAATGCTTAACCTGTTCTGTGTCAAGATTGTGCCCGCTTTGTTTCGCTTTATTAGCAGGGAATGGAGAATTCGAAAAAGATCCTTCAAATATTTGTGAAAATATCTAA
- a CDS encoding huazacin family RiPP peptide, producing MKIVNDAKNESLKCFIVCSAECVIICSLDTMSPLLDAMGVASYANTEHISL from the coding sequence ATGAAAATAGTTAATGATGCAAAAAACGAAAGTTTAAAATGTTTTATTGTTTGTTCTGCTGAATGCGTTATAATATGTTCTCTGGATACAATGAGCCCTTTGTTAGATGCAATGGGTGTAGCATCATATGCTAATACAGAACATATATCATTATAG
- a CDS encoding ABC-2 transporter permease: MKLILNLIKKEFLLAKNYLLITLATAIFIPLFVNSKIGNIGGSFIIFFITVIYTEYLLYNSISIVEHKYKGSYLLSATPFSRNTQVKAKYIFILIIFLLCFFIYNIIFMIFAIPKLNLFSTGLTLLITSIFFGLIIPIQYKFGYEKTKYISATLIFLTPFLLPKFLQNIASKNYTFKNSEQVYILLFYLLSIIFLYFSAIISIYIYSKKDF, encoded by the coding sequence ATGAAATTAATACTAAATCTTATAAAAAAAGAATTTTTACTTGCAAAAAATTATTTATTGATAACCCTTGCTACTGCAATATTTATTCCACTGTTTGTAAATAGTAAAATAGGTAATATTGGAGGAAGTTTTATAATTTTTTTCATTACAGTTATTTATACAGAATATCTTTTATATAATTCAATTTCAATAGTAGAACATAAATATAAAGGTTCTTATTTACTCAGTGCAACACCATTCTCAAGAAATACACAAGTAAAAGCAAAATATATTTTCATATTGATAATTTTTTTATTATGTTTTTTTATTTATAATATAATTTTCATGATTTTTGCTATTCCAAAATTAAATCTATTTTCAACTGGATTAACGTTGTTAATAACAAGCATTTTTTTTGGCCTTATTATTCCAATCCAATATAAATTTGGATATGAAAAAACAAAATATATTTCTGCAACTTTGATTTTTTTAACCCCTTTTTTATTACCTAAATTTTTGCAAAATATAGCATCAAAAAATTATACTTTTAAAAATTCAGAACAAGTTTATATTTTATTGTTTTATTTACTTTCAATAATATTCCTATATTTTTCAGCAATTATATCAATATATATTTATTCAAAAAAAGATTTTTAA